From one Chlamydiifrater phoenicopteri genomic stretch:
- the sctS gene encoding type III secretion system export apparatus subunit SctS, with protein sequence MMLLATSFKAVLFEYSYQALLLILIVSAPPIILASIVGIMVAIFQAATQIQEQTFAFAIKLVVIFGTLMISGGWLGTVIYRFAFQIFQNFYKWK encoded by the coding sequence ATGATGTTGCTGGCAACAAGTTTCAAAGCGGTTTTGTTTGAATATTCCTACCAAGCATTATTGCTCATCCTCATTGTTTCCGCCCCTCCGATTATCCTGGCTTCTATTGTTGGAATTATGGTGGCTATCTTTCAAGCTGCAACACAAATTCAAGAACAAACCTTTGCTTTTGCAATTAAACTCGTTGTCATCTTTGGAACCCTCATGATTTCCGGAGGATGGTTAGGAACCGTTATTTATCGATTCGCTTTCCAGATTTTCCAAAATTTCTACAAATGGAAATAG
- the sctR gene encoding type III secretion system export apparatus subunit SctR, translating into MHRLFRFLLTVLIFGLPSAAGANTSSCSRSCSENYSCTPAPLPVPPQPVEEKKVQTCPAFRQQVVAQDVLPREGLSEGSFSDTYPDLTTQAVILVFLALSPFLVMLLTSYLKIIITLVLLRNALGVQQTPPSQVLNGIALILSIYVMFPTGVAMYESARKEIDSQTISRNLFTAEGAETVFVVLNKSKEPLRSFLVRNTPKSQIQSFYKISQKTFPEEIRSKLSMHDFVIVIPAFIMGQIRNAFEIGVLIYLPFFVIDLVTANVLVAMQMMMLSPLSISLPLKLLLIVMVDGWTLLLQGLMISFK; encoded by the coding sequence TCTAGGTCTTGCTCTGAGAATTATTCATGCACACCAGCACCTCTTCCTGTGCCGCCGCAACCTGTGGAAGAAAAAAAAGTACAGACATGTCCAGCTTTTAGACAACAAGTTGTTGCCCAAGATGTTCTTCCTAGAGAAGGGCTTTCTGAAGGAAGCTTCTCAGATACTTACCCAGACCTAACAACTCAAGCAGTAATTTTAGTCTTCTTAGCTCTGTCACCTTTTTTAGTAATGCTGCTGACTTCTTATCTTAAAATCATTATCACCCTCGTGCTACTGCGAAATGCTTTAGGAGTACAACAAACGCCTCCCAGCCAGGTATTGAACGGAATAGCTCTTATCTTATCCATATATGTGATGTTTCCTACAGGGGTAGCTATGTACGAAAGTGCCCGCAAGGAGATTGATTCTCAAACTATCTCGAGGAACCTTTTCACTGCTGAAGGAGCAGAAACAGTTTTTGTCGTCCTTAATAAATCTAAAGAACCCTTGCGTTCATTTTTAGTACGCAATACTCCTAAATCTCAGATTCAAAGCTTTTACAAAATTTCACAAAAGACTTTCCCTGAAGAAATTCGCTCTAAACTTTCTATGCACGATTTTGTTATTGTCATTCCGGCTTTCATTATGGGACAAATCCGTAATGCTTTTGAAATTGGTGTATTAATTTATCTGCCTTTCTTTGTCATAGATCTAGTGACAGCAAACGTGCTAGTAGCTATGCAAATGATGATGCTTTCCCCCTTATCAATATCTCTACCGTTGAAATTACTCCTCATTGTCATGGTAGATGGGTGGACATTACTATTACAAGGACTCATGATTAGTTTTAAATAA